From the Flavobacterium galactosidilyticum genome, one window contains:
- a CDS encoding FAD-dependent oxidoreductase — MKQIEKDSFNWIICPECHGQAKKSKGLSKKLQFQYQLELAEFEKNKDDLIPPAIPKGHLYLCTNCSGSGLIHSTTNKMVDTSNYPNVAIIGGGIGGVALAVACLHRGIPFSLYERDTSFEARSQGYGLTLQQASKALKGLGIQTLKEGITSTKHLVHTTSGKVIGEWGLRKWMNQNSKESSKNSNIHIARQALRQALLEQLGGNNAVQWNHQLVDLNENQDKTFNVRFQVNGKIKIATHDLVVGADGIRSSVRKMLFGDNDTPLVYLGCIVILGICLLKDLEGPDNPLLDSATVFQTANGNERIYVMPFTSDSVMWQLSFPMSEEEAKILSEKGTFALKAEAIRRCQWHEPVPQIIGATAEVQISGYPVYDRELLTTELLSKAGQVTLIGDAAHPMSPFKGQGANQALLDALALARAISKECKSNPDWREIGLRQTVLKEFESVMIDRSSIKVKDSAAAAQFLHSESVLSEMDAPRGSCVDKREL, encoded by the coding sequence TTGAAACAAATAGAAAAAGACTCTTTCAATTGGATTATTTGTCCTGAATGTCATGGGCAAGCCAAAAAAAGCAAAGGTTTAAGTAAGAAATTGCAGTTTCAATACCAGCTAGAATTAGCAGAATTTGAAAAAAATAAAGACGATTTAATTCCTCCTGCCATTCCTAAAGGCCACTTGTATTTATGTACCAATTGCTCAGGATCAGGGCTTATTCATTCTACCACTAATAAAATGGTTGATACTAGTAATTATCCAAATGTGGCTATTATTGGTGGTGGTATTGGCGGCGTTGCTTTGGCAGTAGCTTGTTTACATCGGGGAATACCTTTTTCACTTTATGAACGCGATACTAGTTTTGAAGCGCGTTCGCAGGGATATGGCCTCACCTTACAGCAAGCTAGTAAAGCATTGAAAGGACTCGGAATCCAAACTTTAAAGGAAGGTATAACTTCTACAAAACATCTGGTTCATACTACTTCTGGAAAGGTAATTGGAGAATGGGGTCTTAGAAAATGGATGAACCAAAACTCCAAAGAAAGTTCAAAAAACTCGAATATTCATATCGCCAGACAAGCTTTGCGACAAGCTCTATTAGAACAACTTGGAGGAAATAATGCTGTGCAATGGAATCATCAGCTAGTAGATTTAAATGAAAATCAGGATAAAACCTTCAATGTACGTTTTCAAGTGAATGGAAAAATAAAAATAGCTACTCATGATTTAGTAGTTGGAGCTGATGGTATTAGAAGTTCGGTGCGAAAAATGTTATTTGGCGACAATGATACTCCACTGGTTTACCTCGGTTGTATTGTTATTTTAGGTATTTGCCTCTTAAAAGATCTCGAAGGTCCTGACAATCCACTATTAGATTCAGCTACAGTATTTCAAACTGCTAATGGCAACGAGCGAATTTATGTCATGCCTTTTACTTCGGATTCAGTAATGTGGCAACTTAGTTTTCCAATGTCTGAAGAAGAAGCGAAAATCTTGAGTGAAAAAGGAACTTTTGCACTTAAAGCGGAAGCAATCAGAAGATGTCAATGGCACGAACCCGTTCCCCAGATTATCGGGGCTACCGCAGAAGTTCAAATTTCTGGATATCCAGTTTATGATCGTGAATTACTTACTACAGAACTATTATCTAAGGCTGGTCAAGTAACATTAATTGGTGATGCAGCTCATCCGATGAGCCCGTTTAAAGGTCAAGGTGCAAACCAAGCACTACTTGATGCCTTGGCATTGGCGAGAGCCATTTCTAAAGAATGTAAATCGAATCCAGATTGGAGAGAAATTGGATTAAGGCAAACAGTCCTAAAAGAATTTGAATCAGTTATGATCGACCGCAGTTCAATTAAAGTGAAAGATTCAGCGGCAGCAGCCCAGTTTCTTCATTCTGAAAGTGTATTATCAGAAATGGATGCACCAAGAGGAAGTTGTGTGGATAAAAGAGAATTGTAA
- a CDS encoding acyl-CoA dehydrogenase, which translates to MGNSKLKIFIPHFYLVWSDDLLTQKEFLTLQKFILSQAWLSVEEQKELISKLDTKSPPSRAQLNDWKSQIETVLKENNSIKSIFEMSLVLSGSDSLMKDLRTDFIKLENDLGISGVEIIGDLKIAENTLTSSYKGVTTFEIEKLTKILDGEQALIINKVKSIISRPEFAYETSTDINIYRNKVYKWCKILAKENLGNMAYPKEYGGGDNIAAYFAIMETLSYHDLSLVIKFGVQFGLWGMSVHSLGTEKHYAKYLKDIGSLKLPGCFAMTETNHGSNVKGLETTATYNHEEQTFTIHTPHQKAQKEYIGNAAVHGQMATVFAKLIIGGIDYGVNAFIVPIRDKNSHILKGITINDCGRKMGLNGVDNGTINFDQVVIPKENMLDRFASVNEKGEFESPIPSDNRRFFTMLGTLVGGRIGIPRSALAAAKSGLTIAIKYSDKRRQFGPEGGSEVPILNYRIHQRRLLPKLAKTYAIHFALQYVTSRFMARSESEMPEIEALAAGMKAYSTWNTTAVLQECREACGGKAYLWENRIDALKNDTEVYTTFEGDNTVLMQLVAKNRLSEFRKAFGQMDAKGMIQYVYENAKTVISEKNPIATRNTDEAHLQDDKFHLSAFQYREKTTLASAAKRLKKLIDSGLAPYDAFNVVQHQMIDVTQAYLERIVLEQFQIAIASIKDPNSKTVMVKLCQLYALSQIEINKGWYLEDGYMEAVKTKAIRKMVNQLCWNLRPEAVSLVEAFNIPDSCLSAPIAF; encoded by the coding sequence ATGGGAAATTCAAAACTTAAAATTTTTATACCGCATTTTTATCTTGTTTGGTCAGATGATCTCTTAACTCAAAAAGAGTTTTTAACATTACAAAAATTTATTCTTTCTCAAGCTTGGTTATCCGTAGAGGAGCAAAAAGAGCTAATTTCTAAACTAGATACCAAATCGCCGCCTTCTCGAGCGCAACTAAATGACTGGAAGTCTCAAATCGAGACAGTTTTAAAAGAGAACAATTCGATAAAATCAATTTTTGAAATGTCGCTAGTGCTTTCTGGCAGTGATTCATTAATGAAAGATTTGCGTACTGATTTTATAAAACTTGAAAATGATCTAGGAATTTCAGGAGTAGAAATTATTGGTGATTTAAAAATAGCAGAGAATACACTCACCTCTAGTTATAAAGGTGTAACCACTTTCGAAATTGAAAAGTTGACCAAAATTCTGGACGGTGAACAAGCCCTGATTATTAATAAAGTAAAATCTATTATAAGCCGACCTGAATTTGCTTACGAAACATCGACTGACATCAATATTTACAGAAATAAGGTGTATAAATGGTGTAAAATATTGGCTAAAGAAAATTTAGGAAACATGGCTTATCCTAAAGAATATGGTGGTGGCGATAACATCGCTGCTTATTTTGCCATAATGGAAACGTTGAGTTATCATGATTTAAGCTTAGTGATTAAATTTGGTGTTCAATTTGGACTTTGGGGAATGAGCGTACATTCTCTTGGAACAGAAAAACATTATGCTAAATACTTGAAAGATATTGGTTCTTTAAAGCTTCCTGGATGTTTTGCTATGACGGAGACCAATCATGGTTCTAACGTAAAAGGATTAGAAACAACCGCTACTTACAATCATGAAGAGCAGACATTTACTATCCATACTCCACATCAAAAGGCACAGAAAGAATATATAGGTAATGCTGCTGTTCATGGCCAAATGGCGACCGTTTTTGCAAAGTTAATTATTGGTGGTATCGATTATGGTGTAAATGCATTTATAGTTCCTATTAGAGATAAAAATAGTCACATTTTGAAAGGAATTACTATAAATGATTGTGGCCGTAAAATGGGATTGAACGGAGTTGATAATGGTACAATTAATTTTGATCAAGTTGTTATTCCGAAAGAAAACATGCTGGATCGATTTGCTTCAGTAAATGAAAAAGGAGAATTTGAAAGCCCAATCCCAAGCGATAACCGACGATTTTTTACCATGCTCGGCACTTTAGTTGGAGGACGAATTGGTATTCCTCGATCTGCTTTGGCTGCAGCCAAATCTGGTTTGACAATAGCTATTAAATATAGCGATAAGCGACGCCAATTTGGACCAGAAGGTGGTTCAGAGGTTCCCATTTTAAATTACCGTATTCACCAACGGAGACTACTTCCAAAACTAGCTAAAACCTATGCAATTCATTTTGCTTTACAATATGTTACAAGCCGTTTTATGGCTAGAAGTGAATCGGAAATGCCTGAAATTGAAGCGCTCGCGGCAGGCATGAAAGCCTACTCTACATGGAATACAACTGCTGTTTTGCAAGAATGTAGAGAAGCCTGTGGTGGTAAAGCATACCTCTGGGAAAATCGTATCGATGCTTTAAAAAATGATACAGAAGTCTACACTACTTTTGAAGGTGACAATACCGTATTGATGCAATTAGTTGCTAAAAACCGCTTGTCAGAATTTAGAAAAGCTTTTGGTCAAATGGATGCCAAGGGAATGATTCAATATGTTTATGAAAATGCTAAAACAGTGATTTCCGAAAAGAATCCAATTGCAACAAGAAATACAGATGAAGCGCATCTTCAAGATGATAAATTCCACCTTAGTGCCTTTCAATACCGAGAAAAAACGACTTTGGCATCAGCTGCAAAGCGTTTGAAAAAATTAATTGATAGCGGATTAGCTCCTTACGATGCGTTTAATGTTGTTCAACACCAAATGATTGATGTAACGCAAGCTTATCTGGAACGAATTGTACTTGAACAGTTTCAAATTGCGATCGCAAGTATCAAAGACCCAAATAGTAAAACTGTAATGGTAAAATTATGTCAATTGTACGCACTATCACAAATTGAAATAAACAAAGGTTGGTACCTTGAAGATGGTTATATGGAAGCAGTAAAAACAAAAGCTATTCGCAAAATGGTTAATCAATTATGCTGGAATCTAAGACCAGAAGCAGTTTCATTAGTAGAAGCTTTTAATATTCCGGACAGTTGCTTGAGTGCGCCAATTGCTTTTTGA
- a CDS encoding transglutaminase: protein MIKIKNITFQDIKQKLQVKKPWDDVIIFVLNILIAIPLFIILHQNLINPNWFLNLDRVILFIVMVVVIQIILRMLRTIIIFCIILYFIALIYGSTIGNYGFNSVFEDYNSMMYSMSYNPYPQDIIIAKLLPFPNKSKIINAIEYQNPKVRNFAIMATSKYFKDVKGYSDYRTIIQCFAVFKEINSRWNYVSDPKAGDYIATATESLLYFSGDCDDHSILMAATVRAIGGTPRLIHTKGHIYPEILIGTQADLEKVNFLIKNILFPNESKDKKLFYHVDERGQIWMNLDYTAHYPGGPFLSEEILGALTID from the coding sequence ATGATAAAAATCAAAAACATTACTTTTCAAGACATTAAACAAAAACTTCAGGTCAAAAAACCTTGGGATGATGTTATTATTTTTGTGTTGAATATTTTGATAGCAATACCTCTTTTTATCATATTACATCAAAATTTAATCAATCCTAACTGGTTTTTAAATTTAGATAGAGTCATCCTTTTTATTGTAATGGTCGTTGTCATTCAAATTATTCTCAGAATGTTACGAACCATTATTATTTTCTGTATCATACTCTATTTTATTGCGTTAATTTATGGGTCTACTATTGGAAATTACGGCTTTAATAGTGTTTTTGAAGATTACAACTCCATGATGTATAGTATGTCATACAATCCCTATCCGCAAGATATTATTATTGCTAAACTGCTACCCTTTCCTAATAAGTCTAAGATTATAAATGCGATAGAATATCAAAATCCTAAAGTTAGGAATTTTGCCATTATGGCTACTTCAAAATATTTCAAGGATGTAAAAGGTTATTCTGATTATAGAACTATAATTCAGTGCTTTGCGGTATTTAAAGAGATTAATAGTAGATGGAATTATGTGAGTGACCCAAAGGCTGGTGATTATATTGCTACGGCAACAGAATCATTACTTTATTTTTCAGGAGATTGCGATGATCATTCAATATTGATGGCTGCTACCGTAAGAGCAATTGGTGGTACTCCCCGACTGATACATACTAAAGGTCATATATATCCAGAAATTTTAATAGGCACCCAAGCTGATTTAGAAAAAGTAAACTTTTTAATTAAGAACATTTTATTTCCTAACGAAAGTAAGGATAAAAAACTTTTTTATCACGTTGACGAACGTGGCCAAATATGGATGAATTTAGATTATACTGCGCATTATCCAGGCGGACCATTCTTGTCAGAAGAAATTTTAGGTGCTTTGACAATAGATTAA
- a CDS encoding substrate-binding domain-containing protein yields the protein MKSIKIAGVPEHFNLPWHLAIENGDFEKENIDLQWTDVPEGTGKMCQMLRDGSTDIAVILTEGIVKDIVAGNPSKIVQVYVESPLVWGIHVAAKSDYKELSDLENKKVAISRLGSGSQLMAYVNADNQKWNTENLEFEIINTIDGAVEALTNGTADYFMWERFMTKPLVDKGVFRRIADCPTPWPCFVIAVRNEILESNPTIIVKILEIINQTTEEFKEIPSIDKTLASNYQQKIKDIQEWLSLTHWSQKPLSEKMLNKVQNQLLELKIIDKKGTFEQIVETV from the coding sequence ATGAAATCTATAAAAATAGCTGGAGTTCCAGAACACTTTAATCTTCCTTGGCATTTAGCGATCGAAAACGGAGATTTCGAAAAAGAAAATATTGATTTACAATGGACTGATGTTCCAGAGGGAACTGGTAAAATGTGCCAAATGCTTCGTGATGGTTCTACTGATATTGCTGTAATCTTGACGGAAGGAATCGTAAAAGATATCGTTGCTGGTAATCCAAGCAAAATTGTTCAAGTTTATGTTGAAAGTCCATTGGTATGGGGAATTCACGTGGCGGCGAAATCAGATTATAAAGAGCTGTCTGATTTAGAAAACAAAAAAGTAGCTATTTCTCGTTTGGGTTCAGGCTCTCAATTAATGGCGTATGTGAACGCAGATAATCAAAAGTGGAATACAGAAAATCTAGAATTTGAAATTATAAATACGATTGATGGAGCTGTTGAAGCGCTGACAAATGGAACTGCTGATTATTTTATGTGGGAACGTTTTATGACAAAACCTCTAGTTGACAAAGGTGTTTTCAGAAGAATCGCTGATTGCCCTACGCCTTGGCCTTGCTTTGTAATTGCTGTTCGAAATGAAATTTTAGAAAGTAATCCAACCATTATTGTAAAAATTCTTGAAATAATTAATCAAACTACTGAGGAATTTAAAGAAATTCCTAGTATTGATAAAACTTTAGCATCAAATTATCAACAAAAAATTAAGGATATTCAGGAATGGCTGTCATTGACACATTGGTCGCAAAAACCATTAAGTGAAAAAATGTTAAACAAAGTTCAAAATCAACTTTTAGAACTTAAAATTATAGATAAAAAAGGTACTTTTGAGCAAATTGTAGAAACCGTATAG